A genomic window from Flintibacter sp. KGMB00164 includes:
- a CDS encoding cobyric acid synthase, whose translation MPAKSIMIQGTMSNAGKSVLAAGLCRIFRQDGYKVAPFKSQNMALNSFITAQGLEMGRAQVMQAEAAGVEPTVEMNPILLKPTSDVGSQVIVNGRAVGNLTASEYFRQKSQLIPQVMEAYHTLEEQYDIIVLEGAGSPAEINLKSQDIVNMGLARMVGAPVLLAGDIDRGGVFAALYGTMALLEAEERPYVKGTIINKFRGDVELLRPGLTQLEELCKVPVVGVVPWMELDLDEEDSLSSRLGAQGGKAPLDVAVIRLPRISNFTDFDPLQRHPAVGLRYVDRAEELGRPDLVILPGTKSTLADLRWLRQCGLEAAILKLASRGTPVMGICGGYQMLGRKLSDPLGVEGGGSMNGMGLLDTTTVFSSEKTTTRTACPFPECRGLFASLSGCPLEGYEIHMGQSEALFTVSGSVLGTYLHGLLDSPQLVERLVCLLMEEKGLHWDGEAPKETLWSYKQRQYDKLAQTLRESLDLKKIYEIVERGV comes from the coding sequence GGCCCCCTTTAAAAGCCAGAATATGGCCCTCAACAGCTTCATTACCGCCCAGGGCCTAGAGATGGGCCGGGCTCAGGTGATGCAGGCGGAGGCGGCGGGGGTGGAGCCCACCGTGGAGATGAATCCCATCCTCTTAAAACCCACCAGCGACGTGGGCAGTCAGGTCATTGTGAACGGCCGGGCGGTGGGCAACCTCACCGCCTCGGAGTACTTTCGGCAAAAAAGCCAACTCATTCCCCAGGTGATGGAGGCCTACCACACACTGGAAGAGCAGTACGACATCATCGTTCTGGAGGGGGCAGGAAGCCCGGCGGAGATCAATTTGAAGTCCCAGGACATCGTCAACATGGGGCTGGCCCGGATGGTGGGCGCTCCGGTTCTGCTGGCAGGGGACATCGACCGGGGCGGGGTATTTGCCGCCCTGTACGGCACCATGGCCCTGCTGGAGGCGGAGGAGCGCCCCTATGTGAAGGGAACCATCATCAATAAGTTCCGGGGGGATGTGGAGCTGCTCCGTCCCGGTCTTACCCAGCTGGAGGAGCTTTGTAAGGTCCCCGTCGTGGGCGTGGTGCCCTGGATGGAGCTGGACCTGGACGAGGAGGACAGCCTGTCCTCCCGGCTGGGCGCACAGGGCGGTAAGGCGCCTCTGGATGTGGCAGTCATCCGCCTGCCCCGCATTTCTAACTTTACCGACTTTGATCCTCTCCAGCGCCACCCGGCGGTGGGCCTGCGGTACGTGGACCGGGCAGAGGAGCTGGGACGGCCCGACCTGGTAATCCTGCCGGGCACTAAAAGCACTCTAGCCGATCTCCGCTGGCTGCGCCAGTGTGGTCTGGAGGCGGCCATTTTAAAGCTGGCCAGCCGTGGAACCCCGGTGATGGGTATCTGCGGAGGCTATCAGATGCTGGGCCGGAAGCTCTCCGACCCCTTAGGTGTGGAGGGTGGCGGCTCTATGAACGGCATGGGCCTGCTGGATACCACCACGGTCTTTTCCTCTGAAAAGACCACCACCCGTACGGCCTGTCCCTTCCCGGAGTGCCGTGGGCTGTTCGCCTCACTCTCCGGTTGTCCTCTGGAGGGGTACGAGATCCACATGGGCCAGAGCGAGGCGCTCTTTACGGTGTCCGGTTCGGTTCTGGGCACCTACCTCCACGGACTGCTGGATTCGCCCCAGCTGGTGGAGCGGCTTGTCTGCCTGCTGATGGAGGAGAAGGGGCTCCACTGGGACGGGGAGGCCCCCAAGGAAACCCTGTGGAGCTATAAGCAGCGCCAATATGACAAACTGGCCCAGACCCTGCGGGAGAGCCTGGACCTGAAGAAAATCTATGAAATCGTAGAGCGAGGGGTGTGA